A portion of the Lolium rigidum isolate FL_2022 chromosome 1, APGP_CSIRO_Lrig_0.1, whole genome shotgun sequence genome contains these proteins:
- the LOC124696224 gene encoding uncharacterized protein LOC124696224, with translation MESASPLLLPFVPVTGGEARNAQEPVVTDPPPPAKHQAAPQDLSGPIPIVTQSLSSSPSWYRASSAQEPVVFPLSGSGPPVLVSLVPVMGPGGMMRSRFDEKTGVNFIQLSDEFYQKRTPAQKFYLEPSKLHPELLHVRCADGNKYLVAQEHDNTLFITANADEPDEDITKPSCTLFNFSNTEYNAFFTIIKHENKNIMVSLFDQHGGDGSDNLCMQLRRDYYGNALFRVVRLSEQKELPKYVRIKGSNDKYLQPTNSDIRFYNADNSECWFHDFRGSDGNDKEVIFETFTDDFGLVRFRHYPWGNVCRSVDPGDGKGIACTVHDWNYEIDTNISQDTIYKVVDSLFKVVIKEGNNIALQSVSNGKFCKLLTTDMHLTFPGHHYKWHPLQASASSSYPRETTLRIEEAAKSRQIYDVQYRFEGQKIRDAIQVSRHQVVGTNVTSETIHLTNTVEMFNSVESRWDSMVSLDVGVKTSMSVDFPGIAGFSSEIHVDFHGEYSWGKTEGNSKKSTSAVEYNVPPMSRIVCTIYAQVVEIDVPFSYKVKDILFDGKEGPPRQMHDGMYRGVNSTDIDIKVKTEEM, from the exons ATGGAGTCAGCTTCTCCACTGCTGCTGCCGTTTGTGCCGGTTACCGGCGGGGAGGCTCGTAATGCTCAAGAGCCCGTGGTGACTGATCCACCGCCGCCTGCAAAGCATCAGGCGGCTCCTCAAGATCTGTCAGGCCCCATACCCATAGTCACGCAGTCGTTGTCGTCGTCTCCGTCGTGGTACCGGGCTTCTTCCGCTCAAGAGCCCGTGGTGTTCCCTCTGTCTGGTTCTGGTCCGCCGGTACTTGTCAGCTTGGTGCCTGTAATGGGGCCAGGCGGGATGATGCGCTCCAGGTTTGATGAAAAAACGGGGGTGAATTTCATCCAACTCAGCGACGAGTTCTACCAGAAGAGAACCCCGGCCCAGAAGTTCTACCTGGAGCCATCCAAGCTGCACCCGGAGCTCCTACACGTCAGGTGCGCCGACGGCAACAAGTACTTGGTCGCTCAGGAGCACGACAACACCTtgttcatcaccgccaacgcagaCGAACCAGACgaggacatcaccaagccatcaTGCACCTTGTTCAACTTCTCCAACACCGAATACAACGCCTTCTTCACCAT TATCAAGCACGAAAATAAAAATATTATGGTTAGCCTGTTTGATCAGCACGGTGGTGATGGTAGTGACAACCTCTGCATGCAACTAAGACGTGATTATTATGGTAATGCTCTTTTTCGTGTTGTCCGCTTGTCGGAGCAGAAGGAATTGCCCAAATATGTCCGTATCAAAGGAAGCAACGACAAGTACCTCCAGCCTACAAATTCTGATATACGTTTTTATAACGCTGATAACAGCGAATGTTGGTTTCATGACTTCCGTGGGTCTGATGGCAATGATAAGGAAGTTATCTTTGAGACTTTCACGGATGACTTCGGTCTCGTCCGTTTTAGACACTACCCGTGGGGCAATGTTTGCAGATCTGTTGATCCAGGTGACGGCAAAGGTATCGCCTGCACCGTGCATGACTGGAACTATGAAATCGACACAAACATATCACAAGACACCATCTACAAGGTTGTCGACTCATTGTTCAAGGTGGTCATCAAGGAAGGCAACAACATTGCACTTCAAAGCGTCAGCAATGGAAAATTCTGCAAGCTGCTAACCACGGACATGCACTTAACATTTCCAGGACATCACTATAAGTGGCATCCTCTCCAGGCTTCTGCTTCCAGTAGCTACCCGAGAGAGACAACCCTTCGGATTGAAGAAGCAGCCAAGTCTCGACAGATCTATGATGTTCAGTACCGCTTCGAGGGACAGAAGATCAGGGACGCCATACAGGTCTCCAGGCACCAGGTGGTTGGTACCAATGTAACATCGGAAACCATCCACCTCACAAATACTGTTGAAATGTTTAACAGCGTAGAGAGTAGGTGGGATTCAATGGTATCGCTGGATGTAGGTGTCAAAACCAGCATGTCAGTTGACTTTCCAGGCATAGCAGGATTTTCATCTGAAATTCATGTTGACTTTCATGGAGAGTACAGCTGGGGGAAAACCGAAGGGAACTCAAAAAAGTCGACGTCAGCAGTCGAATATAATGTTCCTCCAATGAGTAGAATTGTTTGTACCATATATGCACAAGTTGTTGAAATTGATGTTCCCTTCTCATACAAGGTGAAGGATATCTTGTTCGATGGGAAAGAAGGCCCCCCTCGCCAGATGCACGATGGCATGTATCGTGGTGTCAACTCCACTGATATCGACATCAAGGTGAAAACAGAAGAGATGTAA